In Tachysurus vachellii isolate PV-2020 chromosome 1, HZAU_Pvac_v1, whole genome shotgun sequence, a genomic segment contains:
- the ptprc gene encoding receptor-type tyrosine-protein phosphatase C isoform X10, which translates to MANVPGLMFLLLVLAGLVLCDEVPESPDQNKGGPGAGNSSKNVTVPSTSGSPTSTPTTQHQTSTAIKPEGAEIPKESGLPTLTHPTKPQINTTRKTEGAEIPKESGLPTLTHPTKPQINTTRKTEGAEIPKESGLPTSTTSTEPHINTTIKTEGGPGAGNSSKNGGPGAGNSSKNVTVPSTSGSPTSTPTTQHQTSTAIKPEEPGSPALIPSTQNQTNPILQSPDNNTSNLHSSTHQQPISSTAMTTADNQTQNSSDSLTSSPTDTISPTLTTSATTVKPLCNYSYSYSFDVSDGLLKVDFNINSLEGNYTIMLNNTSSIKTIRVRPEEQKYQISFATSSLKPCQKYAVSFSPSCTPIDAKNYSNLETRTLVDSDVNFTLKNDQEWCFKTMWNLSFKEECITITENNSCSNIHLNFTEDFCNNATVTFQLPPVKPVFNFTNKFPTKFEWTNQPTKCKNNLTFTCNGTNVDYSKLEPFLDHMCTGTYNFGKRSITSDPTKVKIECNIGNVAIVNKTGKSISARWDLNSRNCPDIQKNFTLTVSSNKTTPILVNCVRDHCKIEDLEAFTTYKCTFNANYKKIVFRSVSLIETTSSTNPDLTKKLKLIPTSHNSFKIDCELKSWHGPQGKFEAVLYKDKDEVKTNEICSFEFSNLYYLTHYKVKVIATNGNGNKTESDSVDFDTKYNDKAVLGFLSFLIIVTSIALLFVLYKIYLLKREKSSRNEQEMDDLLPSNALLRVEPISAEELLDAYKKKRADEGRLFMEEFQSVPRIFSNFSVREAKKSENHTKNRYVDILPYDYNRVSLSHGGTDDYINASFIEGYKETNKYIAAQGPKEETIGDFWTMIWEQKTSIIVMVTRCEEGNKNKCAQYWPSMERETEIFDDLVVKIKGEEKCPDYIIRHLTLMNRKEKSAEREVTHIQFTSWPDHGVPSDPGLLLKLRRRVNSFKNFFSGPIVIHCSAGVGRTGTYICIDAMIESLEAEGRVDIYGYVVKLRRQRCLMVQVEAQYVLIHTALIEYSQFGETEMALSSFHSEVSTLRQKEGSEPSLMELEFQKLPKFKTYRSANTARTEENKKKNRSSIIPYDFNRVPIKLDDEVSHDSDADDEQDYSSDEEDEVPTKYINASYLDGYWMPSSFIVAQGPMEDTVADFLHMLYQKQVQTVFMLSNCTENDKEFCTQYWDDEKKTFEEMVVEVKETENTPTYIRRCLEIQHTKRKDSHTLQQYQFLKWVGQELPDNPLDLVDMMRSVRQSGDNYNKNKNFPILAHCNDGSSRSGIFCALWKLLDSADTEKLVDIFQVAKDMRKARMGMLTTFEQYNFLYAALEVAYPVQNGEVKKPSEAPADTVQVINESTALISPSTGTATEESTKEGTGSVPPEEGATEASTEPEKSLSESTPNGPTATAEAETV; encoded by the exons gtgatGAAGTACCTGAAAGTCCAGACCAAAATAAAG GTGGTCCAGGAGCTGGAAATTCAAGCAAAAACG TTACAGTCCCAAGCACATCAGGCTCACCCACAAGCACCCCCACAACTCAACACCAAACAAGCACAGCCATAAAGCCAGAAG GTGCAGAAATACCCAAAGAGTCAGGCTTAcccacactcacccacccaaCTAAACCCCAAATAAACACAACCAGAAAGACAGAAG GTGCAGAAATACCCAAAGAGTCAGGCTTAcccacactcacccacccaaCTAAACCCCAAATAAACACAACCAGAAAGACAGAAG GTGCAGAAATACCCAAAGAGTCAGGCTTACCCACAAGCACCACCTCAACTGAACCCCACATAAACACAACCATAAAGACAGAAG GTGGTCCAGGAGCTGGAAATTCAAGCAAAAACg GTGGTCCAGGAGCTGGAAATTCAAGCAAAAACg TTACAGTCCCAAGCACATCAGGCTCACCCACAAGCACCCCCACAACTCAACACCAAACAAGCACAGCCATAAAGCCAGAAG AGCCAGGCTCACCCGCACTCATCCCCTCAACTCAAAACCAAACTAACCCAATTTTGCAAAGCCCAG ACAATAACACATCAAACTTGCACTCAAGCACGCATCAACAACCAATTTCAAGCACAGCCATGACTACAGCAG ATAACCAAacccaaaacagctctgactcactcacatcCTCACCCACGGACACAATCTCACCCACACTCACGACCAGCGCAACAACAG tgaAACCCTTGT GCAACTACAGCTACAGCTACAGCTTTGACGTGTCAGATGGATTACTGAAAGTGGATTTTAACATAAATAGTCTTGAAGGCAATTACACAATTATGCTGAACAACACAAGCTCTATCAAAACAATCCGAGTGCGACCTGAAGAGCAGAAATACCAAATATCATTTGCTACTTCATCACTAAAGCCTTGCCAAAAATATGCTGTCAGTTTTAGTCCTTCCTGTACTCCCATTGATGCTAAAAATTACAGTAATCTGGAAACGAGAACATTAG TTGACTCAGATGTAAATTTCACACTGAAGAATGATCAAGAATGGTGTTTCAAGACCATGTGGAATTTGAGTTTTAAAGAAGAATGTATAACCATCACTGAAAATAACTCCTGCAGCAATATTCACCTGAACTTTACAGAAGACTTCTGTAATAATGCCACTGTAACTTTCCAACTTCCCCCAG TAAAGcctgtttttaattttacaaacaAGTTCCCCACTAAATTTGAATGgaccaatcagcctacaaaatgcaaaaacaacCTCACATTCACCTGCAATG GCACGAACGTAGACTATTCAAAGTTGGAACCTTTTTTGGATCATATGTGCACTGGGACATATAATTTCGGAAAGAGGTCAATCACTAGCGACCCCACGAAAGTTAAGATTGAATGCA ATATTGGTAATGTCGCTATTGTCAATAAAACGGGAAAAAGCATCAGTGCAAGATGGGATTTAAACAGCAGAAACTGCCCAGACATTCAAAAGAATTTCACTTTGACAGTGAGCAGCAATAAGACCACACCAA TTTTAGTGAACTGTGTCAGGGACCACTGTAAAATTGAGGATTTGGAAGCCTTTACTACATATAAGTGCACTTTTAATGCAAATTACAAGAAGATCGTTTTCCGCAGTGTTTCCTTAATTGAAACGACCTCATCTACAA ATCCCGATTTAACTAAAAAGTTGAAACTCATTCCTACTTCTCATAATTCGTTCAAAATTGATTGTGAACTTAAAAGTTGGCACGGGCCCCAGGGAAAATTTGAAGCAGTGCTCTACAAAGATAAAGATGAAGTCAAAACGAATGAAATATGTTCATTTGAATTCAGCAACCTCTACTACTTAACACACTATAAAGTGAAG GTCATTGCCACAAATGGTAACGGGAATAAAACTGAGAGCGACAGTGTGGATTTTGATACTAAAT ACAATGACAAAGCTGTTCTTGGATTCCTGAGCTTTCTCATTATTGTCACGTCTATCGCGCTCCTGTTTGTCCTGTACAAGATTTACCTTTTAAAGAGGGAAAAGTCAAG CAGGAATGAACAGGAAATGGATGACCTTCTTCCATCAA ATGCACTGCTTAGAGTGGAACCCATAAGTGCTGAAGAGCTGCTCGATGCGTACAAGAAGAAGAGGGCTGATGAAGGACGTCTGTTCATGGAAGAATTTCAG AGCGTTCCACGTATTTTCTCCAATTTCTCAGTCAGAGAGGCCAAAAAATCAGAAAACCATACAAAGAATCGCTACGTTGACATTCTTCCCT ATGACTATAAtcgcgtctctctctctcacggaGGAACAGATGACTACATCAACGCCAGTTTCATTGAG ggTTACAAGGAAACCAATAAATACATTGCAGCCCAAG gACCCAAGGAAGAGACAATAGGAGATTTCTGGACGATGATCTGGGAGCAAAAGACTTCCATTATTGTCATGGTAACCCGTTGTGAAGAAGGAAACAAG AACAAATGTGCTCAGTATTGGCCATCaatggagagagaaacagagatttTTGATGATTTGGTTGTGAAAATCAAGGGAGAGGAAAAATGCCCGGATTACATAATCCGCCACCTGACCCTGATGAAC CGTAAAGAGAAGTCAGCAGAACGTGAAGTGACTCACATCCAGTTCACGAGCTGGCCTGACCATGGCGTCCCATCTGATCCCGGCCTGCTCCTTAAACTTCGCCGCAGAGTCAACTCCTTCAAAAACTTCTTCAGTGGACCAATTGTCATTCACTGCAG TGCCGGAGTTGGTCGCACAGGGACCTACATCTGTATCGATGCCATGATTGAGAGTCTGGAGGCAGAAGGACGTGTGGACATTTATGGATATGTGGTCAAACTTCGCCGTCAAAGATGCCTCATGGTCCAAGTGGAG GCCCAGTATGTGCTCATCCACACGGCGCTGATCGAATACAGTCAGTTTGGCGAGACGGAAATGGCGCTCTCAAGTTTCCACTCGGAGGTCAGCACACTCAGACAGAAGGAGGGAAGTGAACCGTCTTTAATGGAGTTGGAGTTTCAG AAACTTCCAAAATTCAAAACCTACAGGTCGGCCAACACGGCACGCACCGaggagaacaagaagaaaaaccGCTCGTCTATCATTCCAT atgaCTTTAACAGAGTCCCAATTAAACTGGACGATGAAGTCAGCCATGAcagtgatgctgatgatgagCAGGATTATTCCtcagatgaagaagatgaagtcCCAACCAAATACATCAACGCCTCCTATTTGGAT GGATACTGGATGCCGAGTAGCTTCATTGTGGCACAGGGACCTATGGAGGACACGGTTGCTGACTTTCTGCACATGCTGTACCAGAAGCAGGTTCAAACTGTCTTCATGCTCTCGAATTGCACTGAGAATGACAAG GAGTTCTGCACCCAGTATTGGGATGATGAGAAGAAAACATTTGAGGAGATGGTGGTGGAGGTTAAAGAGACTGAAAACACCCCTACATACATCAGACGGTGCCTAGAAATACAGCACACCAAG AGGAAAGACAGCCACACACTGCAGCAGTACCAGTTCCTGAAATGGGTGGGTCAGGAGCTTCCAGACAACCCTCTCGATTTGGTTGACATGATGAGAAGTGTCAGACAGAGCGGTGACaactacaacaaaaacaagaatttCCCCATTCTAGCACACTGCAA TGATGGCTCCTCACGTTCTGGAATATTCTGCGCCTTGTGGAAGCTTCTGGACAGTGCGGACACAGAGAAACTGGTGGACATCTTCCAGGTGGCCAAGGACATGCGCAAGGCTCGCATGGGCATGCTCACCACCTTT GAGCAGTACAATTTCCTGTATGCTGCCCTGGAGGTTGCGTATCCGGTGCAGAACGGTGAGGTGAAGAAGCCCAGCGAAGCCCCTGCTGACACTGTGCAGGTTATTAACGAATCCACAGCACTGATCAGTCCCAGCACAGGCACTGCCACCGAAGAGAGTACCAAGGAAGGTACCGGCTCAGTACCGCCTGAAGAGGGAGCCACTGAGGCCAGCACAGAGCCAGAGAAAAGCCTTAGTGAGAGCACCCCTAACGGTCCTACTGCTACAGCAGAGGCGGAAACTGTTTAA
- the ptprc gene encoding receptor-type tyrosine-protein phosphatase C isoform X25: MANVPGLMFLLLVLAGLVLCDEVPESPDQNKGGPGAGNSSKNGGPGAGNSSKNVTVPSTSGSPTSTPTTQHQTSTAIKPEEPGSPALIPSTQNQTNPILQSPDNNTSNLHSSTHQQPISSTAMTTADNQTQNSSDSLTSSPTDTISPTLTTSATTVKPLCNYSYSYSFDVSDGLLKVDFNINSLEGNYTIMLNNTSSIKTIRVRPEEQKYQISFATSSLKPCQKYAVSFSPSCTPIDAKNYSNLETRTLVDSDVNFTLKNDQEWCFKTMWNLSFKEECITITENNSCSNIHLNFTEDFCNNATVTFQLPPVKPVFNFTNKFPTKFEWTNQPTKCKNNLTFTCNGTNVDYSKLEPFLDHMCTGTYNFGKRSITSDPTKVKIECNIGNVAIVNKTGKSISARWDLNSRNCPDIQKNFTLTVSSNKTTPILVNCVRDHCKIEDLEAFTTYKCTFNANYKKIVFRSVSLIETTSSTNPDLTKKLKLIPTSHNSFKIDCELKSWHGPQGKFEAVLYKDKDEVKTNEICSFEFSNLYYLTHYKVKVIATNGNGNKTESDSVDFDTKYNDKAVLGFLSFLIIVTSIALLFVLYKIYLLKREKSSRNEQEMDDLLPSNALLRVEPISAEELLDAYKKKRADEGRLFMEEFQSVPRIFSNFSVREAKKSENHTKNRYVDILPYDYNRVSLSHGGTDDYINASFIEGYKETNKYIAAQGPKEETIGDFWTMIWEQKTSIIVMVTRCEEGNKNKCAQYWPSMERETEIFDDLVVKIKGEEKCPDYIIRHLTLMNRKEKSAEREVTHIQFTSWPDHGVPSDPGLLLKLRRRVNSFKNFFSGPIVIHCSAGVGRTGTYICIDAMIESLEAEGRVDIYGYVVKLRRQRCLMVQVEAQYVLIHTALIEYSQFGETEMALSSFHSEVSTLRQKEGSEPSLMELEFQKLPKFKTYRSANTARTEENKKKNRSSIIPYDFNRVPIKLDDEVSHDSDADDEQDYSSDEEDEVPTKYINASYLDGYWMPSSFIVAQGPMEDTVADFLHMLYQKQVQTVFMLSNCTENDKEFCTQYWDDEKKTFEEMVVEVKETENTPTYIRRCLEIQHTKRKDSHTLQQYQFLKWVGQELPDNPLDLVDMMRSVRQSGDNYNKNKNFPILAHCNDGSSRSGIFCALWKLLDSADTEKLVDIFQVAKDMRKARMGMLTTFEQYNFLYAALEVAYPVQNGEVKKPSEAPADTVQVINESTALISPSTGTATEESTKEGTGSVPPEEGATEASTEPEKSLSESTPNGPTATAEAETV, translated from the exons gtgatGAAGTACCTGAAAGTCCAGACCAAAATAAAG GTGGTCCAGGAGCTGGAAATTCAAGCAAAAACg GTGGTCCAGGAGCTGGAAATTCAAGCAAAAACg TTACAGTCCCAAGCACATCAGGCTCACCCACAAGCACCCCCACAACTCAACACCAAACAAGCACAGCCATAAAGCCAGAAG AGCCAGGCTCACCCGCACTCATCCCCTCAACTCAAAACCAAACTAACCCAATTTTGCAAAGCCCAG ACAATAACACATCAAACTTGCACTCAAGCACGCATCAACAACCAATTTCAAGCACAGCCATGACTACAGCAG ATAACCAAacccaaaacagctctgactcactcacatcCTCACCCACGGACACAATCTCACCCACACTCACGACCAGCGCAACAACAG tgaAACCCTTGT GCAACTACAGCTACAGCTACAGCTTTGACGTGTCAGATGGATTACTGAAAGTGGATTTTAACATAAATAGTCTTGAAGGCAATTACACAATTATGCTGAACAACACAAGCTCTATCAAAACAATCCGAGTGCGACCTGAAGAGCAGAAATACCAAATATCATTTGCTACTTCATCACTAAAGCCTTGCCAAAAATATGCTGTCAGTTTTAGTCCTTCCTGTACTCCCATTGATGCTAAAAATTACAGTAATCTGGAAACGAGAACATTAG TTGACTCAGATGTAAATTTCACACTGAAGAATGATCAAGAATGGTGTTTCAAGACCATGTGGAATTTGAGTTTTAAAGAAGAATGTATAACCATCACTGAAAATAACTCCTGCAGCAATATTCACCTGAACTTTACAGAAGACTTCTGTAATAATGCCACTGTAACTTTCCAACTTCCCCCAG TAAAGcctgtttttaattttacaaacaAGTTCCCCACTAAATTTGAATGgaccaatcagcctacaaaatgcaaaaacaacCTCACATTCACCTGCAATG GCACGAACGTAGACTATTCAAAGTTGGAACCTTTTTTGGATCATATGTGCACTGGGACATATAATTTCGGAAAGAGGTCAATCACTAGCGACCCCACGAAAGTTAAGATTGAATGCA ATATTGGTAATGTCGCTATTGTCAATAAAACGGGAAAAAGCATCAGTGCAAGATGGGATTTAAACAGCAGAAACTGCCCAGACATTCAAAAGAATTTCACTTTGACAGTGAGCAGCAATAAGACCACACCAA TTTTAGTGAACTGTGTCAGGGACCACTGTAAAATTGAGGATTTGGAAGCCTTTACTACATATAAGTGCACTTTTAATGCAAATTACAAGAAGATCGTTTTCCGCAGTGTTTCCTTAATTGAAACGACCTCATCTACAA ATCCCGATTTAACTAAAAAGTTGAAACTCATTCCTACTTCTCATAATTCGTTCAAAATTGATTGTGAACTTAAAAGTTGGCACGGGCCCCAGGGAAAATTTGAAGCAGTGCTCTACAAAGATAAAGATGAAGTCAAAACGAATGAAATATGTTCATTTGAATTCAGCAACCTCTACTACTTAACACACTATAAAGTGAAG GTCATTGCCACAAATGGTAACGGGAATAAAACTGAGAGCGACAGTGTGGATTTTGATACTAAAT ACAATGACAAAGCTGTTCTTGGATTCCTGAGCTTTCTCATTATTGTCACGTCTATCGCGCTCCTGTTTGTCCTGTACAAGATTTACCTTTTAAAGAGGGAAAAGTCAAG CAGGAATGAACAGGAAATGGATGACCTTCTTCCATCAA ATGCACTGCTTAGAGTGGAACCCATAAGTGCTGAAGAGCTGCTCGATGCGTACAAGAAGAAGAGGGCTGATGAAGGACGTCTGTTCATGGAAGAATTTCAG AGCGTTCCACGTATTTTCTCCAATTTCTCAGTCAGAGAGGCCAAAAAATCAGAAAACCATACAAAGAATCGCTACGTTGACATTCTTCCCT ATGACTATAAtcgcgtctctctctctcacggaGGAACAGATGACTACATCAACGCCAGTTTCATTGAG ggTTACAAGGAAACCAATAAATACATTGCAGCCCAAG gACCCAAGGAAGAGACAATAGGAGATTTCTGGACGATGATCTGGGAGCAAAAGACTTCCATTATTGTCATGGTAACCCGTTGTGAAGAAGGAAACAAG AACAAATGTGCTCAGTATTGGCCATCaatggagagagaaacagagatttTTGATGATTTGGTTGTGAAAATCAAGGGAGAGGAAAAATGCCCGGATTACATAATCCGCCACCTGACCCTGATGAAC CGTAAAGAGAAGTCAGCAGAACGTGAAGTGACTCACATCCAGTTCACGAGCTGGCCTGACCATGGCGTCCCATCTGATCCCGGCCTGCTCCTTAAACTTCGCCGCAGAGTCAACTCCTTCAAAAACTTCTTCAGTGGACCAATTGTCATTCACTGCAG TGCCGGAGTTGGTCGCACAGGGACCTACATCTGTATCGATGCCATGATTGAGAGTCTGGAGGCAGAAGGACGTGTGGACATTTATGGATATGTGGTCAAACTTCGCCGTCAAAGATGCCTCATGGTCCAAGTGGAG GCCCAGTATGTGCTCATCCACACGGCGCTGATCGAATACAGTCAGTTTGGCGAGACGGAAATGGCGCTCTCAAGTTTCCACTCGGAGGTCAGCACACTCAGACAGAAGGAGGGAAGTGAACCGTCTTTAATGGAGTTGGAGTTTCAG AAACTTCCAAAATTCAAAACCTACAGGTCGGCCAACACGGCACGCACCGaggagaacaagaagaaaaaccGCTCGTCTATCATTCCAT atgaCTTTAACAGAGTCCCAATTAAACTGGACGATGAAGTCAGCCATGAcagtgatgctgatgatgagCAGGATTATTCCtcagatgaagaagatgaagtcCCAACCAAATACATCAACGCCTCCTATTTGGAT GGATACTGGATGCCGAGTAGCTTCATTGTGGCACAGGGACCTATGGAGGACACGGTTGCTGACTTTCTGCACATGCTGTACCAGAAGCAGGTTCAAACTGTCTTCATGCTCTCGAATTGCACTGAGAATGACAAG GAGTTCTGCACCCAGTATTGGGATGATGAGAAGAAAACATTTGAGGAGATGGTGGTGGAGGTTAAAGAGACTGAAAACACCCCTACATACATCAGACGGTGCCTAGAAATACAGCACACCAAG AGGAAAGACAGCCACACACTGCAGCAGTACCAGTTCCTGAAATGGGTGGGTCAGGAGCTTCCAGACAACCCTCTCGATTTGGTTGACATGATGAGAAGTGTCAGACAGAGCGGTGACaactacaacaaaaacaagaatttCCCCATTCTAGCACACTGCAA TGATGGCTCCTCACGTTCTGGAATATTCTGCGCCTTGTGGAAGCTTCTGGACAGTGCGGACACAGAGAAACTGGTGGACATCTTCCAGGTGGCCAAGGACATGCGCAAGGCTCGCATGGGCATGCTCACCACCTTT GAGCAGTACAATTTCCTGTATGCTGCCCTGGAGGTTGCGTATCCGGTGCAGAACGGTGAGGTGAAGAAGCCCAGCGAAGCCCCTGCTGACACTGTGCAGGTTATTAACGAATCCACAGCACTGATCAGTCCCAGCACAGGCACTGCCACCGAAGAGAGTACCAAGGAAGGTACCGGCTCAGTACCGCCTGAAGAGGGAGCCACTGAGGCCAGCACAGAGCCAGAGAAAAGCCTTAGTGAGAGCACCCCTAACGGTCCTACTGCTACAGCAGAGGCGGAAACTGTTTAA